The Montipora capricornis isolate CH-2021 chromosome 6, ASM3666992v2, whole genome shotgun sequence genome has a window encoding:
- the LOC138052647 gene encoding cysteine and histidine-rich domain-containing protein 1-like, giving the protein MKLKKTVTESLKKALLKQKEEQNSKPVASEGSETENGVKPGTMCKNSGCTTSYVDERTNDEKCWHHHGTPIFHEGYKFWTCCQKRTTDFDEFLKQEGCISGCHRWELTAEEKEKKVVCRYDWYAMGNFIVISVFAKLSDPEQTFVEANRTSLYAHVAFGGSNKFELQLTLHGLIVPERSSVMLSPTKVEIKLRKEDIGSWPSLELKLPKDDNSNKQ; this is encoded by the exons ATGAAACTGAAGAAGACAGTGACAGAGTCTCTGAAGAAGGCTTTGcttaaacaaaaagaagaacagaattctAAACCTGTGGCAAGTGAAG gaAGTGAGACTGAAAATGGTGTTAAACCTGGAACAATGTGCAAAAACAGTGGCTGTACAACA TCTTATGTAGATGAAAGAACAAATGATGAAAAGTGTTGGCATCACCATGGAACTCCAATATTTCATGAAGG ATATAAATTTTGGACCTGTTGTCAAAAAAGGACAACAGACTTTGACGAGTTTTTAAAACAGGAAGGATGCATTTCTGGGTGTCACAGATGGGAATTGACAGCTGAG gaaaaagagaagaaagttGTTTGCAG atatgATTGGTATGCAATGGGAAACTTCATTGTTATTTCGGTTTTCGCAAAACTTAGTGATCCTGAACAAACGTTTGTAGAAGCAAATAGAACATCA ttGTATGCTCACGTGGCGTTCGGAGGTTCAAATAAATTTGAGCTTCAACTTACTTTGCATGgg CTAATTGTCCCAGAAAGGAGTTCTGTCATGCTTTCTCCAACCAAAGTGGAAATTAAACTTCGCAAAGAGGACATTGGAAGCTGGCCTTCCCTTGAATTGAAATTACCAAAGGACGATAATAGCAATAAACAATAA